The sequence tggaaatgatctctgagggatcctccggcaggggcagtgatgacgttgctgcatctgctgggggatccctccggccgGGATGTCGGCGGCAGTGTGGATGCAGGGCAGGGGCTGGCGTGATCCGGAAGGGGTAGCTCTTTTATAGGTGATCAGTGAGAGCAgtcttctcactgaccaccaatgaaagagttgtcccttccggaagtgcggcgggggccggataaaCGGCCTCGGGGGGCcgcatgcggcccgcgggccgtagtttggggaccatggtctatggggttacatatccgcagtggaattttcattccactgtggatatgtgagccggcccctttaaccgcccAGCCgcccccggcctggagcatacattacctgctcagcgccgcggctgtgtgtgaggctcctggctcccctcgctccccatcagccaatcactgctaccGTGCTGCGAATCAGCAAAATACGGAAGAAGGATGATATTTTGCAGATGTGTGCTCTaaggttttgccactagatgtcagtatcttttatatatgtattgcacagattagtaatgggttactgttttatgtgtaccatgtgcgcttgctgacctataggagatgctctctgCTTCTAAcctctttctttctcttgcacacactccTTTCCACCATTGTATGCCATTAACAGGGAACTgcaaaggcacattcctgacactttactagtattctctcaagttccggcatagtccattgctacattgggttaggactccctcgaccaactcttctactctactctattttcaactcttcaagcaccgctacaactacctcttttCCACTCTACTACTGCAAGCATCTCCTCAAGCACAAATGAGTTCAAGTACTTAAGTCCGtgtaaagatttattttttacaaaagtgtattgtactactaagagacttcacagtaaagctgttgtatttttatatcactgggactctgtaATTTTTCCCTacacaccagcacccatacacactagccgcacaccaaGGGCGGGGAACCTATTCCGTGTTGAGAGCCATTcgagcattaataaaatcattcgagggcagcactcaatgttatactgtgtgcggCAGTGGGGTAGCGTGGGTGCGCAggacccagggcaaggcaaagtattgttcccttagcgcccctgctattgtagttaaccctctgtgatgcactTGTACctaatgtgaatccttagtgatgccccgtAGCCAGAGTTACCCCTAGTGAGGTCCCTgttagtcatagttaaccccccccagtgatgtccctggtagtcactggtagtcatagttaaccccccagtgatgtccctggtagtcatagttaaccccccagtgatgtccctggtagtcatagttaacccccagtgatgtccctgctggtcatagttaaccccccagtgatgtccctggtagtcatagttaacccccagtgatgtccctgctggtcatagttaaccccccagtgatgtccctggtagtcatagttaaccccccagtgatgtccctgctagtcatagttaaccccccagtgatgtccctgctagtcatagttaaccccccagtgatgtccctgctagtcatagttaaccccccagtgatgtccctgctagtcatagttaaccccccagtgatgtccctggtagtcatagttaacccccagtgatgtccctggtagtcatagttaacccctcagtgatgtccctggtagtcatagttaacccccagtgatgtccctactggtcatagttaacccccagtgatgtccctgctggtcatagttaacccccagtgatgtccctggtagtcatagttaaccccccagtgatgtccctgctggtcatagttaaccccccagtgatgtccctgctagtcatagttaaccccccagtgatgttcctgctggtcatagttaaccccccagtgatgtccctgctagttatagttaaccccccagtgatgtccctgctagtaatagttaaccccccagtgatatccctgctagtcatagttgACCCTCCAGTgatgccagggctgtggagtcggtaagccgcagctccgactccaactccgactcggactcctgaattttatcaggactgactccgactccgactccttcataaatggccggtcagatgccaggggagttatctatcacactggctcagcagcttctccctaatgtcctacatgatcctggggcgacttctgagggaataaggaatattgtatataaagcagcttctcctgtgtgtgcagtggatgcagccagtctccagcctccatgtcctgaacaactcagaactacattagatggagcaggtgattttcctgctgacaatcttcgatgtttctaactaatattcaccatacacaaagtaACACTGCTAACAGTGCCAGATAGctgtgacacagaggggtcagccatactgatagagtcacacatagtgatgttgagggtcactgtgggggcaagcaatagcacgcacgcacacacacacagcctgctgtagccatagcatacacacacacacccacacagcctgctgcagctatagcacacacacacagcctgctgcagccgtagcatacacacacacagcctgctgcagccatagcacacacacagccacacacagccacacacacccacccatgcagtgccccccataaaaatagaaataaaaaaatactcaCACTCCTCAACAGATACTTTCTTCTTCCTGAGCTCTGGTCCCCAGAGGCTAATCAGAGAGCCAGGgaagtagctaggattcatggggccccataacaaaaaaTACACATACTCCCTTGGCCCAGCACAATCCCCCAGCGttccttcattctcccagctccccagAACAGGAGTGTTGTCACGCCAGGGAGCTAGGAGAAAAAACGCCAGAGGACTGCGCTGGCCCAAGTGAGTATGCTATGCCCCagacccctaggggccactccgcagtatagatggtgctaacaggcaggaaccggggcagctgtaggataatgtggtcacggtgtaggcacgagggtgatacagctggaaaccgggctcctgaccatgcgggaatactgggcatgcgattcttcgttgtccttagtcagggcaccaattatcacaccaatgccaaagttcagaaacaacggtagttgtatatttattgtaacggtggtaactagtagcaacagtctctctggatgcaaccgggaataaggcaaacttgaataaagcagagtaatgggtgatgctgcaataggctgtgagagtagcgtgctgaatgatgggagtagtagtgaaactaaagttgagatgctgggtggaatgagacttgactgAAATACTTGCAGTTAaggattagagaagatgatgatgagaggaatgaatGAAGAAtggcacccagatgagaatcttgagacttgagacaggaacacagccagtggactggagcagcagagcacacgcaggcctctcttagcagggagagaggacggacagaacttgtctcctgaaggtggaggacaagactcgactgAACAGGAACGGCAGAGCAACtcaccctatcccctctggggcAGGAGATACACTCccgtagcacaggaagtcacatggtaagccccagccaaaagctcgataaccattggagttaccatggaagcagggcacagtcacgtgacatccagccattgcatcatcacacaattaggcatatacagagaaatatacatgagaagtaccatacttgaacactgggaggcgacataataccattaggcactgatacctgaatatacatgcaataaatgaatgaaatagcagacctgaatactgcaggggtgacaatacacgcagtttgcagtggaccatagctttccagaacagaactggttataagaaaagtgtgagcataagaagggctgttctgggacactgcatacctccctactagaaatgagccgacctcggcgaaccacaagttgaggtagatgtggccgaatgaacatagaggaccaggacaacaagacaagaggaaggaatgttagtgtaagtgaatatgtagatgtgtgtttcccatgctcaaggcacaggtgacaaaagaaatatgaagagaaagaaaaccctagtggcaggacttcacctaggggtgcctaacgtactctggttacaggtagttaagtgcgtggaccatctgacatggaagtcaggactacttaactgctggcgggggaccctcaatattccagtcagtttgacagtaggtttctaatgacaatgagttaccctactggaaagaaaactgtgaagacctgtgtactgccttgggtgtctgtgcgaagtgtcttggacacctgaaagagaaaataattaaataacaaaagaaagcatacatctgggtaccctcatacacaccactcaatcataccacacaagcactccataggccaaacacacgaaaaggtatccaaggtgcaatatgtacgaacaaatgtaaaggttaagtatgactatgtgtagcaactacggtgtgtagggacaagacaggggtgaacagacactggaaacaaaaggaagggaaatgcaaaagacaacaaatactgcgaggtctggaggaggattggctcacataactctgaagacatctgaagaaaactggctccaataatctttccagctgtagatacaataatactatgcatggagaaaacagaagattcttctgaaaaatacactctttagaaaatacactttctctgaggctatagatataaatatgtagactgacttctttactcagaggaggaggaaactgtctgactctgacatgaaaatatacaatgtgagaaaatactttttcaaaagacacactttactctgagactatctaaatgacttttctgcttactcagaggtaggaaaatatatatatatatatatatatatatgactctgacaagaaaatagacttttgactactgaagtgcaatcatgaaatacaataataaacctctgacaatcacataatcatgaaaagtgttttaggaagaactgggtaagtgtctctgtgtggtagagtctctttaggcaacatagaacatcgtccatgtaaaaggctctgggacaggcacaagaacagtttggtcaatgagtgtccatcagcacatagctggatgataataagggaacttggtcaggaggaccaggcacgaaccttgaacgttgcatagaactttttaatcacacaggaacaacaacaaaacaggaacagtttaaccccttagggaccaagcccatttgggccttaatgaccagaccAAATTTTGGACATCTGGTATGGTTCACTTAATCTGctttttattgccccatttcttctgagttcagACATATGACCATTGTGCCCCTAACTCAATGTCTAGGCGCACGGCAGGGCTCCAAATGAAGGGAGCACTTTGTGGTTTTCAGAGCACCAATTTAGCTTGAAAATCTATAAGGCCCCACTGTTGACTTGGAGGGGTATAGAGCTGCCAGAAcaatagaaaacccccacaaatgaccccattttggaaactagaccccctaAGGAATTTATCTAGGCGTATAGTgagtattttaaccccacagtgttTGGACATAATTATTTCAAAGCAGGTGAAAGTgacaaaattttcttttttttttttctttgtgtcactttaaagacatgTTATCCTTTCTAAATGCATGATAAGGAGAAAATGCACCCCCTAATTTATTGCCCCACTTCTTCTGAGTTCAGACATATGACCATTGTGCCCCTAACTCAATGTTTGGACACACAGCGGGATCCAATGATTTTAGAGCACccattttgctttaaaaaaatctattaggCCCCACTGTTCACTTGGAGGGGTATAGAGCTGCCAGAATAATAGgaacccccacaaatgaccccattttggaaactagaccccctaaggaattcatctaggggtacagtgagtattttaaccccacagtgttTGGACAGAATTAATTCAAAGCAGGTGAAAGTgtcaaaatgttcttttttttttttttttcaacgtgTCATTTTAAAGACATGTTTTCCGTCTTTCACACATAACAATGAGAAAAGGCACCCCCTAATTTATCATcccatttcttctgagttcaAAAATATAACTATTGTGGCCCTAACTcaatgtatggacacacagcgggaTCCAATGATTTTAGAGCACccattttgcttaataaaatctattagGCCCCATTGTTCATTTGGAGGGGTATAGAGCTACCAGAATTATAGGAAACCCCCAAAaatgaccacattttggaaaatagacccCATAGGGAATATATTTTGGTCAAAATCAATGCACAGCGGGTAAATTAAcaaacaaattttaaaaatcaacaggTGTAAAAATTGTGAAATCCCTATTGGCAACAAAAAGCAGAGAATTAAAGCTGAGTACCCCTAAGGGGGTATGTCCCTAAAACAGCAACTACCTGTAAATATGACTATGTCTTGCCACAGAAGCAGAAATCTCGCATTTGAGTCACTTTGATGACATCAAGAACAACATTCTGGTTGGACatgtagcaggaaaaaaaaagttctgtagtGAAgcgcaatatatatataaaaaaagaggaaGATCCAACTGTATGGaaaattggactttttttttcaaaatatgaaAGAACACTTGTAGGGCTATGATAAGTTTATTACTTTATAGTGACTGGTCATACAACACCTCTGTAGCCACATCAATCTCTATATGAGGAACGAATGTGGTAAGCGATGCGGTACACCATAACAGGTCCCTGCCCGGGAAAGTAGGAACCGTTAGGCGCACAAAACAACCAATCACTTTCAAAATATATAGAGACCGTGTCCATTACCATTCGTCTGAACAGTAAAGTATCACTAGTCCCCATAGTGAAGAATTTGTATTTAAGCCCATAGTGTATTGATATTGACCAGCTTTATTATTAGATAGCCttcaaaaaatagaaaaaaaaataatgcccatATGAGAATACAGTATTAGGAATGGAAATAACAGACTTCTGTGGGTGGACATAGTCATAAGAACAGTTGAAAGATGATCAAATGATCACAACTGCTACTTTTCAAAAGTAATGTTGCCTTTAATTGTCCCAAAAAAATATGCACAATTGGCTGTGCCATCAAAAAGGTGCATTGACATTAGGGGTGTAAGAATTAAGGAATTTAGGAGCGTGATCAATGGTTTCATTTATTTGGGCAAACATAGCCAGGGTCACTTTTTGGGGGTCCCTATGAGCTATTACAAAAGTACATGAAACAGAGAGTGGGATCAGATTACTGATGACAGTGCAAGAAGTGTGTGGACAGCACTTAAAATTATTAAATGCCATTTTGACAAAAAATATAATACCTCtcctgaaagaatacaccacaaaataaaagaaaaatggtaTAGAAATTGATTCCTGAAAGGAACCCTCCCTCCGAACCTTATGGGGTTTTTATTTCCCAGTGAAGAAAATTGTAAAATGAATACCTCTCCATAAATAATAAACcacaaaataaaagagaaattATAAAGAAATTGTTCCCTGAAAGGAACCCTCCCAACCGTGGCATTTTCCCCCAGTGCTGAACATTAAAAAATTAATACCTCTCCATAAATAATAAACcacaaaataaaagagaaatgATAGAGAAATTGTTCCCTGAAATGAATCCTACCTCCCTCCCAACCTTGGCATTTTTCccagtgcagaaaaaaaaaaaaaaaagaatgcatctCCTGAAATAAAccacaaaataaaacataaattatAAAGAAATTTAGTCCGTATaaagaataaccccccccccccacactctttTTGCCGCCTCAGAAATAAATTTAGTAGTGGGCCACGGTGTGGTAAACTTCGAAGCAGGGGTGAATACAGAGGCCAGGTTGGGATGGACATGTGGGGCAATAAAAACGTGAATCACTCCTCCTTCCATTCTTTCTGCAAACTTTACATCTTTTTTGGGGGTACCTTCGGGTGGCAGTGGCAGGGACAGGGTGTGGGAAGTGGCGCTCTGTGAGTCTGAGCACGTCCTCAGACTCAAAGGACTCCTGAGGGGCAGGGGAATCAAACAGGAGACGCTCGATCACCTCCtcctggaattgcagaaatgtgagCGTCCCCTGTGCCTTCTGATATACCACGAAGGCGTTGTAAGTGGCAGTCTGAATAAGGTAGACTGCCACCTTCTTATACCAGGCCCTGGTTTTGCGCTTCACCAGGTATGGTTGCAGCGCCTGGTCTGACAAGTCCACACCACCCATAAATCTATTGTACTCGCAGACACATGCAGGTTTAGTGCTGTCAGTggtggcccccctctcccttacCACCACTGAGGTGTCTGCGTGCAGGGTGGTGATCATGAAGACCTGCTTTCTGTCATGCCACTTGACAGCGAGCAGGTTTTCACTTGCCAGCGCAAATGATGCCCCCCTTTCTACCCGCCTGGACAGCAATTCAGGTGGGAGTCCTACCCTGCTTTTTCGGACTGTCCCACAGGCCCCTGTATTCGCAGCGTGCAGCAATTTATAGAGTGGGACACTGGAATAAAAATTATCAGTGTATAGCTGGTAACCTTTGTGCAGGAAAGGCCCCATCAGCTCCCACACAATTTTCCCACTGACGCCAACTGTGTCTGGGCAGCCTGGGGGGTTAAGCTGGCGGTCCCTCccttcataaataaaaaaattgcaggtGTAGCCAGTGGTGCTCTCGCAAACCTTATACACCTTCACACCATAGCGCGCCCGCTTAGATGGTATAAACTGGCGGAAGGAAAGGCGGCCTTTGAAGTTCATAAGGGACTCGTCCACTGCCAGCTGCTTGTCAGGGGTGTATACACTGAGGAAGGTTTGTTGGAGGAGGGATAATAGGGGTCTTAATTTGTAGAGGCGGTCAAAATTTGGGTCATTTCTTGGGGGGCACTGTGCGTTGTCATTAAAATGCATGAAACGCATCAGGGTCTCGTAGCGGGTGCGGGACATGATTGCTGCGAATACAGGGGTGCTATGGGTAGCCCGGCCACTCCAGTAGCTGCGTATGGAGGGCTttttcactacacccatcagaagTGTCAagcccaaaaatttttttatttcagcgACACTTGTGGGCCTCCAGGATGTCGCATAGGTGCAGGTGGGCTTTTGGGTGATGTATTGCCGAGCATATAAATTTGTCTGCTCGACAATAAGTCCTAGGACCTCATCccccacaaataaataaaagaaatctacAGGGTTGTAGTTGCTAACAACCCTGTTGATCCCAGGAGTGGCAGTGAATGGGGGGATTTGGGGAGAGAAGGAAGTGGCAGGATCCCAGAAGCTGACAGGGACGCCACTAGCTCTAGGGACACCCCTTTCCCTAGGGACACGACTGGGGCCAGGCTGCGACACCTGCACTGCAGCTGCGGCCGCCATACGGGGTCTAGCAGAGACAGACTCCTCAGAACTGCTACCACTGGCGTCAGAATCCGGGAAAAATTCTGGATCTGACGCAGTGTCAGTCTCACTCCCAGAGCTGCCAGAGCATAGCATGGCGTacgcctgctctgcactgaatGATCTGCTGGACATTTTACAACCAGCAAGAACAGAaaaaatatagaatatatatatatatatatatatatatatatgtgaagtgGGGGTTCTTCACACACAGGGAGGGATCAGACAGTGACGGCGGgcaggagtgactgacaggggctatcAGACACTAACAACGGACGGCGacggacaggagtgactgacaggggcgatcagacactgacaacggacaggagtgactgacaggagcTATCAAAAACTAACAACGGATGGTGAaggacaggagtgactgacaggggctatcAGACACTAACAACGGACGGTGAtggacaggagtgactgacaggggtgATCAGACACTGACAACAGACGGCGGcggacaggagtgactgacaggggtgatcagacactgacaacggacaaaagtgactgacaggggcGATCAGACACTGTAAACGGACGGGGGTGACTAACACGGGCGATCAGACACGAACAACGGACAGGGGTCACGGACACGGGCTATTTGACAAGGGCGGCGGACAGGGGCGACGCAGAATGTGTATTCTGTGCTTGTGTGACACTTTTACACAGCACAGGTCTTGTAgtatctctctcttctctcccagATCAACTacagggagagaagggagagacacagcaCAGGACCTGTGCTGTGTTTACTAACACAGGGCAAATGATGACTGTGATAGGTATATCACAGTCAACATTTGCTGAGGGACCAATCAGATTGGTCCCTCCCCTGTTGCTATGAGACaggagctgacaggcagctctgtctcatagcatacagcgcatgcgtgcgccattttgttttctttggcgcccagaggggaggggggcctccCCCTGAAGATCGCCGGCGGCCATGacaccaggacaggtgaggggaccTGTCCCACAGCATTTTTATCGCCACTGACCGAAAATAGACGGTCAGTGGCGATAAAAATGGTGTATGGCACAGCCGCCATTCATTCTAATGCGATCgccgttattctgtgaataacggCGATCACATTGCCGGGGACCGCTCACCGCGGCCCCCCgtgtcttctcccagctctcaGCTACCTCCGGCAGCTGAGAGCAGGGAGATTTTACCCCCCGCGGCGCCGCAGATCTATTCCGATgcgccgccgttaaaaggcgtacgcatcggaatagagcccattagtgaccgccgtgaaaaggcagcatggcggtcactaaggggttaaggactttggtctctatAGCGGATTGGTAGTGTTCCCCGAGTTGAgtgctcagaccgtctcagcatgaGGTTGGCTTCATGAGTAGCTTGTTCTGGAACAAATTGGGGGTCATTGACAGCAACTGATTGAGGAGGAGGAACCGCAGGAGGCGGAGCCGCAGGAGGCAGGATAACTGGGGTGCTCATAGGAATTCCCTGATAGCCAATGGCCATGAGGAATGGTTCAGTTCAGAACATATCCTCAAGAGAGGCCGGATTAGATGGAGCCTCTGAGACTGGCGGAAGTGCCTGTACAGGTGCTGGACAGAATGCTGTGAGGCCTTGCAGATCCTCCCTCATACAgcgctttatcctattccggtgtacaGTTTGAGGGGCCAGACCTGGCTTCTTGACCTCATACACGTCAGTCTCTGGATATGGAATAGCAGAAATGATATAGGGTTcaggctcccatagactttccAACTTGTGGGTGCGGTGATACTTTTTGAGCCAGACTCTGTCCCCCACTCTTAGTGGTGTGGCATGCTCCCCTTGATTATAAGCATCTTCCTGACGCTGGTGGGCCTCTCCCATCTTCTGGTCGACAATCTCTCAGGCGTCTTGAATCCTCCTctgatgctcttggacccagtcagtatcaggcagagggttgacagtgtcagttacttgaactccaagcgcgcggtcttgaggaagctgaccttggcgcCCGAACATCAGATAGAAATGAGAGTAGCCTGTAGAGCAATGAGTGGTGTTGTTATAGATTtccaccagctcatccaacagGTGAGGCCATTCCACCCGTTTTGCCACCGAAGCTGTTCTTAGCATGTTGATGAAGACCTGGTTGACTTTCTCACAGAGACCATTGCCTTGctggtgataggccgtggtacgaagCTTTTTGCACTCGTGGTAAGTGCATAGctcatggaagagttgagattcgaaAGCTGGGCctcggtcatggtaggcatctaacaCCAATTTGGCGTCTCGCCGGGGAATCAAGATCTGATGGCATCGTTCTCCAGAGACGGGGTCCAACAAATTCCTTAGAAATAGGCCCCTATGAAGGAAAAGCCGATTCCTCTGTCTCCAGAGACGTCTCAGTTCAACATCTGGATAGGGCCTCTTGATTCTCATGGGGACTCTCCCAGTAGACAAGTAGTCATAGATTTCCCCCAAGACTCTAGACTCATTCTGGATGGTCTGCCATCTGGACAAATCTTGATAGGGCCCCGGGTCAGGGGACGTCTCGCTCTCTTTGACCGCCGTGGTAGTACTC is a genomic window of Dendropsophus ebraccatus isolate aDenEbr1 chromosome 4, aDenEbr1.pat, whole genome shotgun sequence containing:
- the LOC138789365 gene encoding piggyBac transposable element-derived protein 4-like: MSSRSFSAEQAYAMLCSGSSGSETDTASDPEFFPDSDASGSSSEESVSARPRMAAAAAVQVSQPGPSRVPRERGVPRASGVPVSFWDPATSFSPQIPPFTATPGINRVVSNYNPVDFFYLFVGDEVLGLIVEQTNLYARQYITQKPTCTYATSWRPTSVAEIKKFLGLTLLMGVVKKPSIRSYWSGRATHSTPVFAAIMSRTRYETLMRFMHFNDNAQCPPRNDPNFDRLYKLRPLLSLLQQTFLSVYTPDKQLAVDESLMNFKGRLSFRQFIPSKRARYGVKVYKVCESTTGYTCNFFIYEGRDRQLNPPGCPDTVGVSGKIVWELMGPFLHKGYQLYTDNFYSSVPLYKLLHAANTGACGTVRKSRVGLPPELLSRRVERGASFALASENLLAVKWHDRKQVFMITTLHADTSVVVRERGATTDSTKPACVCEYNRFMGGVDLSDQALQPYLVKRKTRAWYKKVAVYLIQTATYNAFVVYQKAQGTLTFLQFQEEVIERLLFDSPAPQESFESEDVLRLTERHFPHPVPATATRRYPQKRCKVCRKNGRRSDSRFYCPTCPSQPGLCIHPCFEVYHTVAHY